ACAGTTATTGCCATGGAAGACGTGGCTGCACGTGGACGTGACCTTGCTTCTGGAGGGCCCGAAGGAATTTGGACTTTGCTAAGGCTGAACGCTGTCCTGTATATTACGTAGCACATTTTATTGAAATCAGGGCGGCTGTTGCAGAATCTTCCGGAAACTCTCCCCACTGCTCTGCCCTGGACCCCACTGCACTTCCACTCCCCTACTCCCCAGCCTCATTACAAGGCTTAACAGAAAAAGCCGAGGTGGGCACGTGGTGGGACTGCACAGCCCGGAAGTGAAAAAAGCAGATCATGGAGTGGGAAGTTTGATGTCCTACTTGTGTCTAGTGATGCCAGAAAGGATATGTGTTGGGAGGAAGCTCTTTCGGGATAGACCCGAATTCTTAAAAGAAGTTAACTCTGGAAAGGTGCACCTGTGAATAATTATTGTATCATTTATCCAAGTGAGTTAGTATGTGTAAAGTGCTTAGGGCAACACCTAGCAGACAGTTAActgctataaaaataattatactaaataaatctaggttttttaattttcctaacaTAAACATGTATTACTTATATAGTGGATAATAAAAGTAATCTGTAAAAGACTTCTGGCTCCATTAAAGTCAATAGAAAAAGAGatgcttttttgttgttaatgAGATTTGGTGACTAATGATCCAGGGCACGGAGCCCAAGGAAGGAGTCAGAAATGACCTTCAAGTGCCAAAGGGAAGCCTGGCAGACCATGAGGAAAAGGAAATCAATAGATGTTCTTGGCAAGGCCCAGtctgtgggaggcctgctttAGGGAAGGGATAGGAAAATGTCCTTCTCAAACACACAAAGAGGCCATGACCTGATTTTCTGAGTCAAATCTTTATTTGGCAAACAAAGCTCCTTCCTGATAATGCAGCCACATGAGGGGAGAAGTCAGGGACCGCCCCTCAGAAGCATGTCCTCCAGAAAACAAGGAGTCAAGAGTCCCCCCTCCTCTGGTGTTGCTTTCGTGACAAGATGGATGTGATCTGTGGACAATGGGCTGCAGGGAAACAAGGCCCTTCCAAGATGCTCCCTCCTTCGGAGACGCAGAGAGGTGGCGGGAATTGGACCCGGGGCCGGGAAACCTCATGCCCATGGTCTGCCGGGCTGCGGAGAGCTGGGTAGGAAGGAAGCGCCCTGGAGGACAAGGCTCCAAGGGACTTCGGTCCTGGATTCCAGCTCCCTGGGGACAGGCAGGGGCTCCAGGCTCTGGCTGAGGCCCAGCTTGGAGTCACAGGCAGGCCCCATCCCCCGCTGAAGCCCAAAGCTGGCCCTGAGAGGAGGGGCAGCCGCTCACAAGAAGGGGTTGTCATTGCCCCTCAAAATGGGCTGTGATTTCCTCCAAAGTCTTTCCTTTGGTTTCCGGGACACAGGACAGAGTGAAAAGGACACTGAGGATGCAGAAGGCGGAGGCAAGCCAGAAGGCACCGTAGGGCCTGAGCACCTCctggaaagagaggggaaggccTTGTGTGGACGCGGCAGAAGGTCAGAGGCCCTCACGCGATCCCCAGCTGAGGCCCCGGCCTGCCTTGCCCAGGCTCGGGGGAGTGAAGGAGGGTCTGGCCCGGCCATCTGGAAGCCTGGGCCAAGCACCATATGGGGTGTGGATATTGTCTGCCCGGGGAAGCTGATGCTCACTGTCACACCCGCTACCAAGTTAGAGTGGGGCTGCCCCCGCACTGGAGTCGGCTTCCAGGGCCCCCAGACCCGTGCTCCATGCTCTGCTTTGGCCCTGTCTTGAGTTCCCTGCCTCCAGAGGAGTCTCCTCTCGGTGCCAGCAGGAATGGGTGAGCTCTCAGCAGCTTGAGATGGGACATGTGAGCTCACAGGGCCCTTGGGGCCCACCAGCACGGAGGGAGGAGCGAGCAGTTCCCTCCGGTCAGAGCCTGGCCGCCCTCCCAGCGCAGGGGACCTCCCCGTGCCAGAACCAAAGCCCCCTCCCTTGtcagctcctcctcctctgggaCCTGCCACCCCCACGCCCCCTCGGAAGTTCTCTCAGCCTTTTGGACGCTCTGCACTCCGGAGTCACGGTCAGGTCCTTTACCATCTCCTCCCTCCTTTGTTGTTCGTCTCCCCACAGCTCCCAGCAAGCCATTTCCACCTCCACTTCTCTGCCCTGGTCTTCCCAACGTGGTCCCCAGGGCAGCCCATCTGAGCGGGCCCAGGCCAGCCTCAGGCATCCACGCCTCTCGTGGCCTGCCCCTCCTCGCTCTAGCCCAGCCTCCTGgtggttcattctctctcccctgcccatgGCCATCCCAGTCCGGTCGGAAAGGGCACCCTGTCTACCTCACTGCGGCCCCTGGCTCCTTGAATAGGCCTGGACCTAGTATGTCCCAGGGGGCGTGAGGGGAATGAATGCCTGACCGGATGGCCCGTCTGCTCCAGAACCATCCTCCCCTATCAGCTGGGGAGCCCTTGGGGCAGGATCCAGGTCTGTGTCAGTTCACGTGTGCGAAAGTAGCAGGATGTTAAAATGAACGGGTGCTCCCACAAGCTGAAGGGGAAGGTGCCGTCATCCTCCTCCATTTTCAGCCAAGGAAGCTGGTTCAGAGAGGGTGAGCAGCACACCCAAGATTGCACAGCAGGAAGTGATCAAGGCGGGCTTAGAGCCCAGGCCTGTCAACTCCACAGCCAGGTTCTTCCCACAGAACCTTCTACCCTGGCCCATGTTCCCAGCGTCCAGCGGCGGAAGCCAGTCCTGCTGGCCAGGAGAGCCTGAAGTCTCCCAGATGGTGATAGCCTGGGTTCCTCACCCTTCCTGGCCCGTCAGGCTTCCCCTCAGCCCTGACCAGGGTGGCTGGTGTCCCGGGAGGGTGGCTTCAGCCTGCATGCGAGGCCACTGACCCTGAGTCTTCCGCAGTAAGAGTAATTCTGAATAGTGCTCCCCACCGACTACGAGGGGGCGGCCCTCCGAGCCCGCACTCACCATAACACTGCTGAACTCTTTCGTCACCAGGAAGGCCATGAACCAGTTAGTGAGGACGCACACACCAGTGGCCACGCCTTTGACGTGCAGAGGAAAGATCTCCGACATGAGGAGCCAGGGGATGGGCCCCCAGCCCACAGCGAAGCCTGTGGGAGCAAGAGAGGCATCAGAGCCCATGCGGACGGACCCTCGGGCTTCCACAGCACCCCCGTGCCAAAGCCTCGTGGTTTCCAGTCCGGCCCCTCAGCTCTGCGCCTTCCTTCAGCAATGTCTCGGGCCAGTCCCGGCACTGCTTACGCATCAGCTTTTCTCTCTAGAATGGGGTCATGATGGGCCTGCTTGGAGGGCTgttttgggcggggggggggcactaAGTGAAAGGGGTAGAGAAGGGCTTAGCTCAGGGCCTGGGACAGGGTCAGCGCCATAAACGCAGAGGCGGGAACCTATGTTCTAGAGAGGCAAGGCTCGGTAGGCCTGGACTTGCTGGGAGCTTCAGGAAGCTGGTGGTGATGGGAGGTCCCCATAGCACCCCCAACCTCCCCACGGACCCCCTTCTCACCGGCGATGAAGAGGCACATACTGCCCACCGCCAGCCAGGCCAGCCCCACGCTGGCGCTGGCGGGCTCCACGGAGAGAGGCGCGAGGAGGTCCGCGTGGGAGGAGTTGCCGGGGCCGCCCTGCGTCAGCCTGAAGTAGGCACCGAAGGCACTGGTGCTGAACACCATGACCACACCTGCGGGCGGGAGGTGGCGGTGGGCGGGGCCCTGGGACAAGGGGCTGCAGCCTGGGCGTGTGGCGGGCACTCGGGGCTGGAGTCTCGGTGTGGTGTGGCCACAGCAATGCGGCCTGGGTTTCTCTGGGAGGGTTGTGAGCACTGGTGCCCAGGAGCCCAGACCGgcggcccccagccccaccccaccagCCCCGGATCAGACCCTGAACCATAGCAGACTCCGAGAACCTCAGAGGCAGAGCCTCCCTGGCCTGAGCAGCAGCAGGGATTTAGCCCCCATGCGGCGGATTGTCTCTGGGTCTTCACCatggcccccccccccggcccccattTCAAACCGGGGAAACAGGTTCAGAAAGGTGAAGTCACTTGCCCCAAAAGACCCCAAGCTTCCAAGTCACTTCTCCTCCCAggtcctcagtttccccgtcGTAAACGAGGGCCCTGATGGCACCTGCCTGGAGGCTCAACGTGAGGGTTGAGGGAAGCTTCAGTGACTCTGGGAGCGCAGGCCTGGTGTGGGGGGAGCGCCCATGTGACTCTCCTTGTTTTCATGGGTGCTCGGCGGGCCTTttcctgctgccctgtggtggcCTCAGCAAAGACCCTCCAGCCCGTGGTGGGGAACCTGGCCTGTGCCACCCTGCTTTCACAGGGCCAGGTCCTGGACCTCGGGCCTCACCTGACAAGGTCAGGAGCAGTCTCCGCCCAGCTCTGTCCATGATGAGGGCCGCCAAGGCCGTGAACAGCACCTGGATGATGCCCACGATGACCGAGGCTAGGTTGCTGTCCTGGGGAGATGGGCCGAGGTGGGTCAGCCAAAGACCCCAGGACTAGGCATCCAGATGAGGCAGGCTGGGGCAGAGGCCTCTTTACCTTGAACTTGGCCTTCTCGAAGATGGTCTCTGCATAGAACATGACAGCATTGATCCCGGACAGCTGCTGGAAGGCCATCAGCGAAACGCCAATGACGAAGGGCTTGTAGATGCCAGGATGCCTCAGCTGGGCCAGATGGAAGCCCTGCTCAGACAGAGGCCAGTGTCAGGGCTCCTCCCTCCCCGCTCCTGAGGGACCACTGTCCTAAACCCTGAGCATCAGCTCCTTGTCACCCGGGCCTCACATCAGGGACAGGTCCCCGCATCACTTTAGCCTTACCATTTGTAAGGTGACAAAATCCTCACCTCCCCATGCCCCTTTCTGATTTGTTGGGGGGAAGCACGAAGAGATTACATGGACACAAAGCCAGGGGTTCCAGAATCCCACCAGCCCCGGGCTAGGCCTGGGCCGAGCGCCTCTCTTGTAGCTGCTGAATCCCTGCCACCAGCAGGCACGTGCTGGGAGTCCCATCTTACAGATGCAGAAAGGCAGGCTTAGGGATGTGAGGGTCACACAGCAGGCGAGTGGCAGGGACTCCGTCTTCTTCCCCACCCTACAACGCCCCACCTAAAACTCCAATTCCTCAAGTCTGCACACCTGCGTTTCCCCTTGACCTAGCTGGCCTTTTCTCTTCCTGGAGCAGTAAGGTCAAGGCTAGGGCCCAGGCAGTTAGTGGGGCTCCAGCAGGTCCCTGCTTGCTCACACAGAGGACAACGCGCCCACTTGTGCCTCCATTCCCCACGTGTGTATGCCAAGCCTTGGGGATGGGCTGTGCGGGCCTCCCCTGGCCGCAGAAGGGCCATACCTCCCCGtttcctacccaccccccaccctctgtcCCATCCCACCCCGGCTCTGGCTCCGGCCCCTCACCTGGTGTTCAGCCCCAGCAGGGGCCTCCTCCCGGACCTGCTCAGAGCCCCACAGGAAGTGCATGGAGGCCATGGCTTCCTGGTGCCTCTGCCGGGTCAGCAGGAAGCGGGGGGTTTCGGGCATGTAGCACATGAGCAGCAGCATGAAGGACGCGGGTACACAGCCCAGAACAGCCAGCCAGCGCCACTCTAGGACCcagcctggtgggggggggggggcaggggggcagatgTCAGAGTGGGAGCGGGCCAGGCTGGATCTTATCAGGGCAGGCCGCCCTCTCGCCAACCCAAGGACTCAGCTTCAAGGGTGGGGGGGCCTCACTACCTCCGTGTGGCTACGCCCGTGTTTGTCACCAATATTGTCGTCACCAACTGGGACTGATAAGTATTGTAGAAATGCTGGTGGGTACGTCATGATGCTACATcggctcagtaaatatttatgcgGCAATTAAACACCAGAATGAGGCATTTGCTCTTTGTCTAAAAGGTAGGGGAGGGAGAGTGAATATGCACAGACTCTGGAAGGCCACCAAGCAGCAGGCGGGGCTGGCTCCTCCGGACAGGAAAGGGGACAGCGTGGGAGAGACTTTTCGCGGAACACCAGTGGATCAACCGTCACAGAAACTGATCAAGGAACGTGCTGGTGAGGATGAGCTGGAGGGAATTCTGTAGGCATACTGACACCCGTGTGTGTCTGTCCCAAATGTCAATGTCTGCATTTGGCACACCTCGGGGTGTGGCACCCCGAGGGGCCCCCAAAGCGGCCAGACTGCTGGATGGTAAGTGGGCAAAAATCAAAGAGCCCAACCAGGATGTCGCTCACTCTGAAGAACCAGACGGCACATACTCTGGTCCCTCTGGGTCTCGGGACATCCCTTGATAATTCTCATTGACAGCCTTAGACTAGGTGGGGTTCTCGTCACTTAAAGACAGAGGAAGTAAggctcatggggacagtgtgactggcccaaggtcacagtcAGTAAGTGTCCTGACATTGTACCGTCTGATGTGAAGCCTCTCTCCACCCCAGTTCTGATGAAAACATGTCTGCCTCTA
Above is a window of Meles meles chromosome 11, mMelMel3.1 paternal haplotype, whole genome shotgun sequence DNA encoding:
- the SLC2A8 gene encoding solute carrier family 2, facilitated glucose transporter member 8 isoform X4; translation: MLLGGRLLTGLACGIASLVAPVYISEISYPAVRGLLGSCVQLMVVTGILLAYLAGWVLEWRWLAVLGCVPASFMLLLMCYMPETPRFLLTRQRHQEAMASMHFLWGSEQVREEAPAGAEHQGFHLAQLRHPGIYKPFVIGVSLMAFQQLSGINAVMFYAETIFEKAKFKDSNLASVIVGIIQVLFTALAALIMDRAGRRLLLTLSGVVMVFSTSAFGAYFRLTQGGPGNSSHADLLAPLSVEPASASVGLAWLAVGSMCLFIAGFAVGWGPIPWLLMSEIFPLHVKGVATGVCVLTNWFMAFLVTKEFSSVMVSCRWSGSGLPHPCRLSVHLIHQLSREKCGNLHLRMWIVSPCTSAGFGFPHLGAPRSGGCTFGIVNSDCFCPSASRNDLLCPGE
- the SLC2A8 gene encoding solute carrier family 2, facilitated glucose transporter member 8 isoform X2, with translation MSPEDPEETQPLLGPPGGSAPLSRRVFLAAFAAALGPLSFGFALGYSSPAIPSLRRAASPALRLDDATASWFGAIVTLGAAAGGVLGGWLVDRAGRKLSLLLCTVPFVVGFAVITAAQSVWMLLGGRLLTGLACGIASLVAPVYISEISYPAVRGLLGSCVQLMVVTGILLAYLAGWVLEWRWLAVLGCVPASFMLLLMCYMPETPRFLLTRQRHQEAMASMHFLWGSEQVREEAPAGAEHQGFHLAQLRHPGIYKPFVIGVSLMAFQQLSGINAVMFYAETIFEKAKFKDSNLASVIVGIIQVLFTALAALIMDRAGRRLLLTLSGVVMVFSTSAFGAYFRLTQGGPGNSSHADLLAPLSVEPASASVGLAWLAVGSMCLFIAGFAVGWGPIPWLLMSEIFPLHVKGVATGVCVLTNWFMAFLVTKEFSSVMEVLRPYGAFWLASAFCILSVLFTLSCVPETKGKTLEEITAHFEGQ
- the SLC2A8 gene encoding solute carrier family 2, facilitated glucose transporter member 8 isoform X5; its protein translation is MSPEDPEETQPLLGPPGGSAPLSRRVFLAAFAAALGPLSFGFALGYSSPAIPSLRRAASPALRLDDATASWFGAIVTLGAAAGGVLGGWLVDRAGRKLSLLLCTVPFVVGFAVITAAQSVWMLLGGRLLTGLACGIASLVAPVYISEISYPAVRGLLGSCVQLMVVTGILLAYLAGWVLEWRWLAVLGCVPASFMLLLMCYMPETPRFLLTRQRHQEAMASMHFLWGSEQVREEAPAGAEHQGFHLAQLRHPGIYKPFVIGVSLMAFQQLSGINAVMFYAETIFEKAKFKDSNLASVIVGIIQVLFTALAALIMDRAGRRLLLTLSGVVMVFSTSAFGAYFRLTQGGPGNSSHADLLAPLSVEPASASVGLAWLAVGSMCLFIAGGAQALRCLLACLRLLHPQCPFHSVLCPGNQRKDFGGNHSPF
- the SLC2A8 gene encoding solute carrier family 2, facilitated glucose transporter member 8 isoform X3, coding for MSPEDPEETQPLLGPPGGSAPLSRRVFLAAFAAALGPLSFGFALGYSSPAIPSLRRAASPALRLDDATASWFGVYISEISYPAVRGLLGSCVQLMVVTGILLAYLAGWVLEWRWLAVLGCVPASFMLLLMCYMPETPRFLLTRQRHQEAMASMHFLWGSEQVREEAPAGAEHQGFHLAQLRHPGIYKPFVIGVSLMAFQQLSGINAVMFYAETIFEKAKFKDSNLASVIVGIIQVLFTALAALIMDRAGRRLLLTLSGVVMVFSTSAFGAYFRLTQGGPGNSSHADLLAPLSVEPASASVGLAWLAVGSMCLFIAGFAVGWGPIPWLLMSEIFPLHVKGVATGVCVLTNWFMAFLVTKEFSSVMVSCRWSGSGLPHPCRLSVHLIHQLSREKCGNLHLRMWIVSPCTSAGFGFPHLGAPRSGGCTFGIVNSDCFCPSASRNDLLCPGE